GATCGTCGCGGTCGCTGTGTTCGATGTCATTTCAGTGAGGAAAATGACCAGCAACACAACTGCGCCCACGACGAGGACGATTGGCGCACCAGTCAGTCCACCAAAGATGGTCTCGGCGATCCACTTCGTCGCACCGGTGTCCGCAAGCGCGTCTGCAAGCGCGATCCCACCACCGAATAGGAGAATCACACCCCAGTCAATATCGGCGAGTTCCTCCCACTCCATTGTGTCCGCGAGGACGAGCGCGGGGATGGCGTACAAGCCAACCATCACGTAGTAGAGAAGTCCTTCGTGACCACTGACGCCGAAGATCGTCATTCCCTCGCCGCCGAAGATCGTCCGTGCCCACACCGCGGGTAAATACGGCTCGATGAATCGATCGAATCCGCCGACCACCCACAGTAACGCGGTTGCCGTAAAGATATAGACGACACGCCGACCGCGAGTGCTGAGTTCGCCCTCCTCACGCAGGTACGTTCGGGCTTGTTTGCGCGCGTCCTCAACGGTGTCCACCTGCGGTGGATAGAGAAGATAGGTAAGGAGATACCACACGATCGGGAGTGTTACAATAACGATTGGCAGACCGATGAGGAGCCACTCGCTGAAACCGATCTCGTAGTTAAGGATCGCGTTGAGCTGCGATGCGAGAATAGCGTTCGGTGGCGTTCCGATGAGTGTACCGACCCCACCGACGCTCGCTGCGTACGCAGTGCCGAGGAGCATGGAAATCTGAATGTTCGTGAATCCATCTCCAGCTTCTGCGAGTCCACCATCCGTAGCGACATCGGAGTCTACGTCTGCGCTTGGACTGTCAGCCCCCGACGCGATCTCTTCCCGACCGATGATCTGTGCGAGCACACCGAGAGCAATTGGAGTCATCATCGCCGCTGTCGCAGTATTCGAGACCCACATCGAGAGGATCGCGGTTGCGAGCATCACGGCGAGAACCAGCCGTCGAGGAGAAGTCCCCATCGTCGCCATCATATACAGCGCGATCCGTCGGTCGATATCGTATTTCTGGAGCGCATTCGCCAGCATGAAACCGGCGATGAACAGGAAGATGATGTGGTCAGCAAATCCTGCGAGCGCTTCATCAATGTTTGCGTACACGCCGAAGCCAGTCAGAAGAATAGGAATTGATAATGCCGTTACGGCAAGTGGGAGCACGCCAGACACCCACAGTACACCCGCGAAGAACATGGTCGCCAGCGCGTATTGACCCCGTGCTGGTAATCCATCTGGTGTTGGCAGCACCCCAATCATCAGCGCACCGAGGAGTGCGATACCAAACACCATGACTCGACCGCGAACACCCGTTATCCATCTATGTATCATTGATACACGCACTCATTTAGGTATACATATTTAACAGTTACGGAATATTGATCATTTATTAGTATAGAACGTGATCGATAATCTCAGAAATTTTCGGCGATCGCTCTGATCTGCTCTTCCGTCAGCTCAGCTGAGTACAGTGCGAAAAGGGTGTTGCAGCGGGACGGTGAAAGCGCACGAGAGCCGTTTTCGAGCATCGAGATGTGTGCTTGGAGAATGTCGTCTATCTCGCGCTCGACGGTGCGCTGCTCGTAGTCTGCGGCGACGCGGAGCAGACGCCACGCGAGGGGAGAAAGATCAGCTGGTTCTACCGACCTCGGCGCTGCCATCGATCGAATGAGAAGCGCGAAGAATCATAAAACGCGTGATGCAGCGGCGTGATAGCACTATGGCCCTTGTTTTCGTATGCACGCGTAATCACAGATTCACTAGGCTGCCATTCCATTCGTCACCTACAAACCACACCACACCAAGTATCGATACGATGGAGTATCTGCAAACCCGCCGAGACCGCGTCGAGGAACGGTTGGAAACGGTGCTCGACGGCGTGGCTCCAAGCGAACTCGCTTCGGAGGTACGACACGTTTCTTTGGCGGGGGGCAAGCGTGTCCGACCCACCGTAACTGTTCTCGCCTGCGAAGCCGCCGGAGGAACGGTCGAGGATGCACTCGATTTTGCGGTCGGGGTCGAACTCGTCCACAACGCCTCGCTCGTCATCGACGACATCATCGATGAGGCAGATCTCCGGCGAGGCGTCGCAAGCGCGTGGGCCGAATTCGGCTACGGACCAGCGATCATCGCAAGCGATGGGTTGCTCGGTGAGGCGTTCTTCCTCTTTTCAAGCGACGAACGGGCCATGCAGGTTGTCGCAGAGGCAATGGTCGAGCTCGGAGAGGGAGAGGCGACGGAACTCGTTGCCCGTCCCGAAACAGAAGCAGAGTATATGGTACTCGCCCGCCGGAAAACCGGCGCACTGTTTCGTGCCGCTGCTGAGCTCGGAGCCATAGCCGCGGCCGCTGACCCCTACACCGTCGAAGCGTTCGGCCGATACGCAGAACGGGTCGGAGTTGCCTTCCAAATACGCGACGACGTACTCGATGCCACCGCCGAAACGGAAGCGCTGGGAAAACCAACCGGACAGGACGCAGCGATGGAACGCCCCTCGATCGTCCAAATCGCCGAACTCTCACCCGAAGAGGCGAACCAACGCGCGCGCGAACAGGCTGACGCTGCCCTCGACGCACTCGCAACAGCCGACGCAGGGAGCAACCAAAACCAAAACCAAAGTCAAAACCAAAGTCAAAACGAGAATCAACAAGCGCTCGAATACCTCCGCGATCTCGCGGAGTTCGTCGTTGTCCGCGAGCGGTAACCGCCGACTCGTTCTCCAATACGATCTACGTCAACGGACGGAACCAGACTGCTGCGACGAGCAGTGCAAGGAAGACGTACGAGCCGCGGATCAGAATCATTGTCGTGTGTTTTGCATCCATTCGTCTGGTGACGGTAGCGATAGCAGCGAACGCGACGACAGCGACGATGCTGCTGGTCGGAAAGACCCCTAGCACAGCCAATACGACGACAACAGCGAGACCGACGGTCATGAGCGCAAAGGCGCTCTGTCGTGCACGGTCACGGCCAAGAGCGACTGCAGCGGTTCGTTTGTCGATGGAACGGTCGTACTGGTAATCTTTCGCGTCGTCGATGACTTTGATCCCTGAGAGAATCACGAGGAACACCACGCCGAACGCGACCACGGTCGTCGAAAGTGATCCTGCTTGCACGTAGTAGCCGCTCACGAGGGTGAAGGCGATACCGAGTGGATAGCCCATCGTGGTCGTCATAGGATTCGAATCGAGTTGTGGAGCGTGGAAGTAGGCGATGAGCCACCCGGGAAGTGTAAGAAGCGCAGCGACTGGGCCGACAGCGAGGAAGATGAGCGCCAATCCCGAAAAAACGAGCGCCGATGCACCGATGAGAGCAATGTGGCAACCGTGGGCAGTTAACGGGTGATCGTCATCCTCATCACGAACGTAAAAATCGACGTAGCCGTCTTTGATATGCGCGGTGTAGAGTTCACAGAAGACGACAACGGCGTGGAGCACCGCGAGGGTAAGTGTGACCTCCCGAGCAAGGATCGAACCAAACACGCTCGCGGCAACTGCAGGTAACATGAATACTGGATGCACCTGTGAAGCGAGAGCGCGGAGCGTTGCCAACGCCCCAGTACCGTGGCGTGCGATTGCCATAATATGCGTATCGATCGTTAGGGCAATAAACAACCGGGAGAATCATCAGTTGTTTTAGTTACACATGAATTCACTAACAGAAAATACACGCTATCTCAGCCATTTCTTTGTCGCTGCTATCTGAACACAAAGCTCACGCAAATAATCGCGCCCATCTGTCGAGCAATTACTCTCTTCCGTGCCGCGTTACGCAGTTAGACAGTCCAATGATCTCGACTGGCTCTGAATTGTCAGGCGAATAGACGACCATCTGTCCTTTTTCCATGTACGGGACTTTCGATTCGAGCGTCGAAGGAATGTTGACGGATTGGATGGCATCTTCGTCGCCGAGATTGAGGACAACCGTCGTGTTCACCTGCTTGAAGACAGGATCAGCAATATCCTGTGGATCCTGCGTGATGAGAAAGAGCCCGAGTCGTTCCTTACGGCCCTGTTTTGCGGCTTCTGTGAACTTCCCGATGACCTTTCGCGCTTGTGCGCTCTCGGCGTCGGTGAGGAAATTGTGCGCCTCGTCCATACCCACGATGAGCGGCGTTTCTTCGATACGCTCGTACTTCGGATCGTTCGAAAGCTTCTGATCGACGAGGAGACTCGACAGCGCGAGCACGATCGTCTCCTTGTTTCGTGAGCTGTTGAGGTGGTACGTCGGGACAACCGTCAGTCCACCCGGACGGACGAGCTCGTGAATCAAGTCGGTGACGGGTGTGGCGTCTTGGTCGAAGAGATCTGAAAAGCCGCCAGTACGCCGGAGAACCGCGTTGAACGTGGCCTCGTGGATCTGACCGCTTTCAGAAAGTTCCTCGCGCAACCCGGGACTGAGGAAGGAGCGAAAATCCTTGTAGGTCCCAGCATCACCGTACTGCCGGAAGAATCGATCGAGCAGCTCAGTGATCGCGTTGTACTGATTGTCGTTCAATCCGCCGCGCGCAACGAGCCACTTGTTGTCTTTGACCATCGAGAACGGGATGGTAAACTCGACCTGTTCGGCCCGGTGGTGATTCGCCGCGTAGCTTGCGTTTCCGACGTTCGGGACGAACGCGATGGTGTCGTCGTGTCCTCCATGCGCGATCCCCTCACGCTCGTACTGCCGAGCAGTATCGGCATCAAGGTCCGCGTTGTCGTCATGCATCTGTGCGTACTCGTCTTGTGGATCGAACTGAACGACCGCCATCTGGGGCGACCGACCGTCGTCCATTTCGTACCGGCGACCGAGATACTGGCGGAGAATGTTCTTTGCGCCGTGTGTTTTCCCGGAGCCGGTACCTCCGGCGATGAGCGTATGGCGGAACACGAGCGGATCACCCGCATCGTAGTCGTCTTTCAGCCGGTAATCGATGGTCGGTGGCTGAGCAGCCGTCTTCACCCTCTGGCCGCCAACTGCAAGATGACCGAGAAAGATCCCGTCATCAGGTATTTTCAGTCCCGTCTTGATCTCCTCGGTGTCCGTCGCAGACCGAACAATCGTCTCAGGGACTGGTACGCGGTCTGTCATTCGGCGCTTTAGCTCGCCACCCTCTTCGTACAACACTGCGACGGGTTCGAGCGTGGCAATGAACTTGTAGTCGTGCTCGTCGATCCCTTGAGAGCGCATCGCGCGGCGCGCGTGAATCTCGTTCGCATCGTCTGAACGAAACTCCTGTGCGTATTCGAGTGCCGTAATGCGCGCGAACAATCGCTCACCATCAGGATACGATGCGATCAAATACGTGCCGATGCGGACCGACCGTCGATTCTCGACGGTGATGTACGCATGGAGGCTCGTATTATCGACTTCCTCGTCGATGCGTAGCCCTTCCGACGCCGAGAGAATGCCGATCCCTTGGTCGCTCCCGACGAGTGAGACGTCCATCCGATCGAAATCGTCCGCATCGGAAGTGGTGTCTGTACTATCGGTACCAGTTTGAGTGGTGTTATTCGTGTTTCCATTCTCGGTATCATCTTGTTGAAATCCAGTGAAATCCCCAATATCAGGCATATGTCCCAGTTCCATCCGAATGCTTAAAATACGTTTTTCCGGTTGCGAACACGAAATCACTCCAAACAAAACGTGAATTATTCGCGCAGCTACGCCTGTCTTTTCTCCGTTTCGAATTCGACGTCGACCTCCGAAACACCAATCCGGGCGAACTGTGTTCGGATGTGATCTTTTGCGCCAGAGAGCGCTTGATCTTTTGTTTCGAATCCACGAGGGATGGGTGTCTCGAATGCGATGCGTATCGTTGTTTCGTTGATTTCGAACGTCGACCCACCGCTTTCGACCTCGTAGAATTCATCGCAGAGTAGCACATAGGGGGCGTCTTCGTCGGGTGCGCCTCGAAAGGATGGCGCATCCTCACCACGTTCGTAGATGATCGCGGTAAGTGCAGTCCCACCAGCACGACCGACAACGTGTAGCATAGATTCGGTACCGGGGCAGGCCGGATAAATTCTCCTCAATCGTGATTTGAGCGTCGAAAACAGCACGGAGATTTCGCCCTGATTTTGTGTTGCTAGTCCAGTCCCCACTGTTCGCTTCGTTTTGTGTCGTAGTTCATATCCCGCTCTGAGTCGAGCGTTTCTGCAAGCGAGTCCTGAAGCGCCTGTGTTTCGTGTTTGCTGATCCGTGCTAAGCTGTCGGCTTTTTCGATTGCGAGCGGCGGCCCTCGTTCGATGGCGACGCCCTTCAGTACTTGTGTGATGATTTTCTCGCGTCGGTCGGCATCGTGTGTAAAGACAGCAGGGGCTTCGATCCGGTAGATGACATCATCGCGGGGATCGTGCATCACACAGAAGGTAACCTCGTACTCCTCTGGACTGAGTTCACGTTCGAGATCGAATGCGTCGTCGAGCGTCGAGATCGCGCGGTCAGATCCACCACGAGAGACGAACCAGTTCGTGAATGTCAGCGTATCACGATTTCGGTCGCTTCCGTCGGAGTCCTCGGACTGTTCGGAGCGGCCGAGCACCTGTGAGAAAAACGCGGCGTCATTCACCCATGGAGCGTTTCCTCGCGCTTGACGAACCGTTCGCGTGATCGACCGTGAGAGTGGTGTCTTGACGAACCCGACGAGCGGAACGTCGCGCTTTGCGAAGTTCTCGACAAGCTCGATGTAGTTTTCCACAACGTCTCGTGGGCGTTCGTTCTCGACGAGAAGATCCGCAAGCTCCGGTTCCCGGTACGACCAGTTCAACAGACCCTTGGGATAGATCGGCCCATCTAGAATCAGCAGGTCCTCGACGACCTCTGCTTGCGTGCAGGCGTGCTCGCTTTCGGCGAGATACAGCGCAAGCTCGTGGACAACAGCGGATTCATAGCGACTCACACGAGGAGCATGGAGGACGCGCTCGCGCGTGTAGCCCTCGTCTCGCATCTGCCAATCGTCGTGGAAGTCGACTGTCGCGTCGTTCGAATGGACCGTCATGACGACGGTCCGCGACCGATGGAGTTCGAGATCCGAAGGCACTGCGCTCATTGCTGCTTGTGCCACATCGAGCACGAGCCCGTTCTTGAACGTCGTTGGGTTGATCGTTCCGGAATCAACGCCGTGGCGGGTCGGAAACTGGTCGTCAGAGAGGGCAATGTCCTCAATTGTCACCATTCGCCGATGTTGCTCGTCGACCGGCTCGACGACAATTTCACCATCGTTTCGCAACGGATCGAGCCACTCGTCCCAGACGGTCGCGGCGAAGTCCCGATGATCGCTCGCATCGACATTTCGCTTGATGCGACCGGCGAGCTGCGTGATTCCCTTAAAGTGAACTGGGTCGAGCGTCATGGCGCTGTCGTCACTTGCGAGAAACAAAAAGCCACCGCGAACGTCACTCAGTCAGACGCCGCATCTGAAAGCCGGCCGTTCAGGCGCGGATACGAGCGATCATCGTTTAGCGAACAGACAGAGTCTACCAAAGCGAAGGCTAGTTACCCGGTGGTGGCGAGCATTCGTGTATGGACGCGGCGCTCGTCATTCTCGATGGGTGGGGGCTCGGTTCGGGCGAACGTGACGCGGTTGCAGCCGCTCGAACGCCGAATTTCGACCGAATTCAGGACGAGGGTGCGGTCGGCACGCTCGAAACGCACGGGAGGGCCGTCGGGCTCCCCGAGGGACAGATGGGGAACAGCGAAGTCGGCCACCTCACGATCGGTGCGGGTCGGATCGTACAGCAGAGTTCGACGCGCATCTCGGATGCGATCGATGACGGAACTGTTGTCGAGAACGAGGCGCTTTTGAGCGCGATCGAGTACGCCGCGACACACGATGGACACGTTCATTTCATGGGACTGGTCAGTGACGGCGGGGTCCACTCTGCACAGTCGCATCTCCACGCACTGATCGAGTGTGTTGCCGAGCATGGAGTCCCAGCAGTCACACACGCGTTCACGGACGGACGCGATACGCCTCCAAAGAGCGGGTCGACCTATCTACGCGAGCTTCAGGCAGTCACCGACGACGTTGGAACAGGCCACGTCGCCACGGTGTCGGGGCGCTACTACGCGATGGATCGGGACGAGAACTGGGAGCGGACGAAACGCGCCTACGACGCCATCGTTCACCGCGAGGCGGAGTACACTGCTCCGAGTGCCGTCGAGAGTGTCGAGCGCGCATACGAACGCGGCGAAACGGACGAGTATATTGAGCCGACGCTCGTCGAACGCGAGGACACCCAACTGACAGACGACGACGCGGTCGTCTTCTTCAACTTTCGGGCGGATCGAGCGCGCCAACTGATCCGACTGTTGGCCGACATCCGTCCCGACTGGCCGTTTGAGACCAATCCACCGACAGCGCACGTGGTGACGATGACCGAGTACGACGCCACGTTCGATCTGCCGGTCGCCTTTCCGCCGAACGAGCCACACGATACGCTCGGTGAACGCGTCGCAGCAAGCAGTCGGACACAGCTTCGGATCGCAGAATCAGAGAAGTATGCTCACGTCACGTACTTCCTCAATGGCGGACGTGAGGTCGAGTTCGAAGGAGAGATCAGAACGATCGTCGATAGTCCCGACGTTCCAACGTACGACCAACAGCCAGAAATGAGCGCGCTCGAGGTGACGGATGCCGCTATCGAGGTCATCGAACGCGACGATCCCTCGTTACTCGTGCTCAACTACGCGAATCCGGATATGGTCGGTCACACCGGTGACTACGCGGCTGCTATCGAAGCCGTCGAAGCCGTGGACGAACAGCTAGAACGGCTCGTCGAAGCCTGCCACACCGCCGGCGCGCACGTGTTCCTCACCGCTGATCACGGCAACGCTGATGACATGGGGACAGTCGATGATCCACACACCGCACACACGCTGAACCCGGTCCCATTCGTCTCGTCACCAGTCGAGAGCGACAGCAACCACGCAGTCCGCGACAACGGAACGCTCGCTGACATCGCGCCGACGATTTTAACGGTCATGGGAATCGAGACACCCGATGCGATGACAGGGGAGTCACTACTCAGATAATCCCGTCCTCAGGCTTCGTGGATCGTCTCGCCGCGATGGAGTCGTTCTGCGATCGTGTAGGTTTGTTCTGCTTCGCGCCGTGTCGGGAAATGGGCCGACATATAGCGTGCTGTCGCAACGAGGGCCATTCGCTGATCGGACTCGTGTGCTGTGCAATCGAACTGCCGGAACGCAGCCTCGACGTTTTGGAGCGTGTGGAAATTTGCATCCTCACGGAGGAGACCCTCTCCCAATGTCTGTTTTAGATCCGCAGGATCGCCACCAGCGTC
The nucleotide sequence above comes from Halocatena marina. Encoded proteins:
- a CDS encoding DNA double-strand break repair nuclease NurA; amino-acid sequence: MTLDPVHFKGITQLAGRIKRNVDASDHRDFAATVWDEWLDPLRNDGEIVVEPVDEQHRRMVTIEDIALSDDQFPTRHGVDSGTINPTTFKNGLVLDVAQAAMSAVPSDLELHRSRTVVMTVHSNDATVDFHDDWQMRDEGYTRERVLHAPRVSRYESAVVHELALYLAESEHACTQAEVVEDLLILDGPIYPKGLLNWSYREPELADLLVENERPRDVVENYIELVENFAKRDVPLVGFVKTPLSRSITRTVRQARGNAPWVNDAAFFSQVLGRSEQSEDSDGSDRNRDTLTFTNWFVSRGGSDRAISTLDDAFDLERELSPEEYEVTFCVMHDPRDDVIYRIEAPAVFTHDADRREKIITQVLKGVAIERGPPLAIEKADSLARISKHETQALQDSLAETLDSERDMNYDTKRSEQWGLD
- a CDS encoding UbiA family prenyltransferase gives rise to the protein MAIARHGTGALATLRALASQVHPVFMLPAVAASVFGSILAREVTLTLAVLHAVVVFCELYTAHIKDGYVDFYVRDEDDDHPLTAHGCHIALIGASALVFSGLALIFLAVGPVAALLTLPGWLIAYFHAPQLDSNPMTTTMGYPLGIAFTLVSGYYVQAGSLSTTVVAFGVVFLVILSGIKVIDDAKDYQYDRSIDKRTAAVALGRDRARQSAFALMTVGLAVVVVLAVLGVFPTSSIVAVVAFAAIATVTRRMDAKHTTMILIRGSYVFLALLVAAVWFRPLT
- a CDS encoding polyprenyl synthetase family protein; translated protein: MEYLQTRRDRVEERLETVLDGVAPSELASEVRHVSLAGGKRVRPTVTVLACEAAGGTVEDALDFAVGVELVHNASLVIDDIIDEADLRRGVASAWAEFGYGPAIIASDGLLGEAFFLFSSDERAMQVVAEAMVELGEGEATELVARPETEAEYMVLARRKTGALFRAAAELGAIAAAADPYTVEAFGRYAERVGVAFQIRDDVLDATAETEALGKPTGQDAAMERPSIVQIAELSPEEANQRAREQADAALDALATADAGSNQNQNQSQNQSQNENQQALEYLRDLAEFVVVRER
- a CDS encoding ATP-binding protein encodes the protein MPDIGDFTGFQQDDTENGNTNNTTQTGTDSTDTTSDADDFDRMDVSLVGSDQGIGILSASEGLRIDEEVDNTSLHAYITVENRRSVRIGTYLIASYPDGERLFARITALEYAQEFRSDDANEIHARRAMRSQGIDEHDYKFIATLEPVAVLYEEGGELKRRMTDRVPVPETIVRSATDTEEIKTGLKIPDDGIFLGHLAVGGQRVKTAAQPPTIDYRLKDDYDAGDPLVFRHTLIAGGTGSGKTHGAKNILRQYLGRRYEMDDGRSPQMAVVQFDPQDEYAQMHDDNADLDADTARQYEREGIAHGGHDDTIAFVPNVGNASYAANHHRAEQVEFTIPFSMVKDNKWLVARGGLNDNQYNAITELLDRFFRQYGDAGTYKDFRSFLSPGLREELSESGQIHEATFNAVLRRTGGFSDLFDQDATPVTDLIHELVRPGGLTVVPTYHLNSSRNKETIVLALSSLLVDQKLSNDPKYERIEETPLIVGMDEAHNFLTDAESAQARKVIGKFTEAAKQGRKERLGLFLITQDPQDIADPVFKQVNTTVVLNLGDEDAIQSVNIPSTLESKVPYMEKGQMVVYSPDNSEPVEIIGLSNCVTRHGRE
- a CDS encoding SLC13 family permease, giving the protein MIHRWITGVRGRVMVFGIALLGALMIGVLPTPDGLPARGQYALATMFFAGVLWVSGVLPLAVTALSIPILLTGFGVYANIDEALAGFADHIIFLFIAGFMLANALQKYDIDRRIALYMMATMGTSPRRLVLAVMLATAILSMWVSNTATAAMMTPIALGVLAQIIGREEIASGADSPSADVDSDVATDGGLAEAGDGFTNIQISMLLGTAYAASVGGVGTLIGTPPNAILASQLNAILNYEIGFSEWLLIGLPIVIVTLPIVWYLLTYLLYPPQVDTVEDARKQARTYLREEGELSTRGRRVVYIFTATALLWVVGGFDRFIEPYLPAVWARTIFGGEGMTIFGVSGHEGLLYYVMVGLYAIPALVLADTMEWEELADIDWGVILLFGGGIALADALADTGATKWIAETIFGGLTGAPIVLVVGAVVLLVIFLTEMTSNTATATIIIPVLISIGGAFAATLGLSDVAAGIFLAVSGAVAASFAFALPVATPPNAIVFGSGYLEQRHMMRAGIILNVIMTIILTGLIWALFKFVWPVVLW
- the gpmI gene encoding 2,3-bisphosphoglycerate-independent phosphoglycerate mutase; the protein is MDAALVILDGWGLGSGERDAVAAARTPNFDRIQDEGAVGTLETHGRAVGLPEGQMGNSEVGHLTIGAGRIVQQSSTRISDAIDDGTVVENEALLSAIEYAATHDGHVHFMGLVSDGGVHSAQSHLHALIECVAEHGVPAVTHAFTDGRDTPPKSGSTYLRELQAVTDDVGTGHVATVSGRYYAMDRDENWERTKRAYDAIVHREAEYTAPSAVESVERAYERGETDEYIEPTLVEREDTQLTDDDAVVFFNFRADRARQLIRLLADIRPDWPFETNPPTAHVVTMTEYDATFDLPVAFPPNEPHDTLGERVAASSRTQLRIAESEKYAHVTYFLNGGREVEFEGEIRTIVDSPDVPTYDQQPEMSALEVTDAAIEVIERDDPSLLVLNYANPDMVGHTGDYAAAIEAVEAVDEQLERLVEACHTAGAHVFLTADHGNADDMGTVDDPHTAHTLNPVPFVSSPVESDSNHAVRDNGTLADIAPTILTVMGIETPDAMTGESLLR